The Phacochoerus africanus isolate WHEZ1 chromosome 3, ROS_Pafr_v1, whole genome shotgun sequence genome window below encodes:
- the LOC125122043 gene encoding protein WFDC10B-like, which yields MKWWGLQWLMLSCLAILPASGNWQERIDASLEALTQSKLIPGMKPCKTIPTEEQCAYYCDLPRACPTGLQCCSASCGNVCMPPKGHGNRRSSHKISNFLFTVEPIKQQ from the exons ATGAAGTGGTGGGGTCTCCAGTGGCTGATGCTCTCCTGCCTGGCCATCCTGCCAGCTTCAGGAAACTGGCAAGAAAGAATCGACGCTTCCCTTGAAGCTCTAACTCAGA GTAAACTGATACCGGGAATGAAACCCTGCAAAACGATTCCCACCGAGGAGCAGTGTGCCTATTACTGCGATCTTCCCAGAGCGTGTCCGACGGGTCTTCAATGCTGTAGCGCCTCCTGTGGAAATGTCTGCATGCCTCCCAAGGGACATG GGAACCGCCGTTCAAGCCACAAAATCAGCAACTTCCTGTTTACGGTTGAGCCCATAAAGCAGCAGTGA